In Miscanthus floridulus cultivar M001 chromosome 19, ASM1932011v1, whole genome shotgun sequence, the DNA window TTCTCTTTCGCCATGTGTTTTGATGGGTGTGAAATGCATGCGTGTGCGTGTGCTTGAATGCAGTAAGAGGAGGGTGTGGCTGGGCACCTTCGAGACGGCAGAGGAGGCGGCGCGGGCGTACGACGAGGCCGCCGTCCTCATGAGCGGCCGCAACGCCAAGACCAACTTCCCCGTCCCAAAGCGCGCCACCGGGGAGCTCGCCCCGGTGCCGGCCGCGCGGGACGCGCGTGGCGGCAGCGGCTCGTCCTGCGCGGCGCCGGGCGGCAGCAACACCACCAACCTGTCGCAGATCCTCAGCGCCAAGCTCCGCAAGTGCTGCAagacgccgtcgccgtcgctcACCTGCCTCCGCCTCGACCCGGAGAAGTCCCACATTGGCGTCTGGCAGAAGCGCGCGGGCGCGCGCGCCGACTCCAGCTGGGTCATGACCGTCGAGCTCAACAAGGACGAGCCGGCCGCGGTGGCGCCGGCGTTCTCCGGCGAGGAGCCGGCGCCAAGCGACGGAGGCGCGGCGGCTACCACGCCCACGTCCACGTCGTCCACGGTCACGACATGCTCGCCTCCACCTGCGGCGATGATGGACGACGAGGAGAGGATTGCGCTGCAGATGATCGAGGAGCTGCTGGGCAGCTCGCAGTACTCATCACATGGGATGCTCCAGGGTGCAGCAGGCAGCCTCGTCATCTGAAGACCGAAGGAAATTGCATGGTTGAACAAGCTAGCAGCATGATCAGGTCACTGTCCCAGATCAGATCAAGTGTTTGGTAGTAGAGTGTGGTTGGTGCAGCACAAGCAGTTAAGATTGCATCATATATAGGTACCTCTATTACTACATCAAGCTTAGGATAAACCATACAGTAAGATTAATCACTACCGTGTGAAGCTCTGTATTTATTAAAGGCTTACTTGTATGTATAAGCATGCAGCCCCAGTCATGATAGTCACACTGTCACTGGTGAAACCCCTTTGTTATGTATCAATATATAATATCAGGctatatatatatcaatatatCAATATCAGATTATCAGCGGTGTCACCTTCTAATAAAAGGGAATAGGTGCCTTGCGATTGTGGCCTTTCTTCCGCTTTCATACTGATACTGATGAGGGTTCCCATCAAAAGAACATCTGGAATATGAGATGAAGTTGatatttgtgaagaaaaaggataAATTTATTGGCTAGCTTCACAATCATTTCAAAGCACAGAGCATCAGCCTACCTACTTAGCTAGTAACTCCACAGGACTAAGAAAAACAACATGTATGGTTCGTCCTAGGAAAATACACTTATCTTTGAGCAGTTATGCGAAGGACAGGCCTAGTGTAGTGGTGAGAGCTATCTCACTGAGTCATCAGgtcacgggttcgaagcagcctctctgtAGATTTTGCAGGAGAGGCTTACCTCGGTTTTTTTCtttcccagaccccactcatgtggaagCCTCCGGCACGGAGTCTACCCTTTGAGTAGTTATGCCATGTACCTTTTCCTGCAAGATAGTCAAAACAAAAGAGAAACAAGCAAATGGCACAAAACTTTCCTGTATCATCACAGTTACATTAATCAATTCGATGCAAAATGTTTACTGAGTGCATGAGCATCAATAATGAGAAATTTTTGGCAATTCTGTTGCTCCAGTGAAGGAACAGACTAATAAATTTTTGGAATTTTTTGTGAATCTCACTTTCACGTAAATATGTGTTAAATGGGATGAGGACATCATCACAGAATCATTAAAACACTGCTCATGA includes these proteins:
- the LOC136529081 gene encoding ethylene-responsive transcription factor WIN1-like translates to MVQSKKFRGVRQRHWGSWVSEIRHPLLKRRVWLGTFETAEEAARAYDEAAVLMSGRNAKTNFPVPKRATGELAPVPAARDARGGSGSSCAAPGGSNTTNLSQILSAKLRKCCKTPSPSLTCLRLDPEKSHIGVWQKRAGARADSSWVMTVELNKDEPAAVAPAFSGEEPAPSDGGAAATTPTSTSSTVTTCSPPPAAMMDDEERIALQMIEELLGSSQYSSHGMLQGAAGSLVI